A region of Halorhabdus rudnickae DNA encodes the following proteins:
- a CDS encoding amino acid-binding protein, whose amino-acid sequence MSDPQDEVRAYTVRLELVDEPGELLRALEPIAENGGNLLSIYHERGNMTPRGHIPVEVDLEATPDRFDGIVEALREAGVNVIEAGQERYSEEVTVLLVGHLVDTDLSDTLSALRAENGAVTDLSLSAPEGVEDVSSARLRLKTEQGAVEDTLAAVRSVAEQKDLRVVEPLAPGGEA is encoded by the coding sequence ATGAGCGATCCCCAGGACGAAGTCCGGGCGTACACAGTTCGGCTCGAACTCGTCGACGAACCCGGGGAACTCCTCCGGGCCCTCGAACCGATCGCCGAGAATGGTGGAAACCTCTTGAGTATCTATCATGAACGCGGTAACATGACCCCACGTGGTCATATTCCCGTAGAGGTCGACCTGGAGGCGACGCCCGACCGCTTCGACGGGATCGTCGAGGCACTGCGGGAGGCCGGCGTCAACGTGATCGAGGCTGGCCAGGAACGGTACAGCGAGGAGGTGACAGTCTTGCTCGTAGGCCACCTCGTCGACACGGACCTGTCGGATACGCTCTCGGCACTCCGTGCCGAGAACGGAGCCGTCACTGATCTTTCGCTGTCCGCCCCGGAAGGCGTCGAAGACGTTTCCAGCGCCCGATTGCGCCTCAAGACCGAACAGGGTGCCGTCGAGGATACCCTCGCTGCGGTTCGGTCGGTGGCCGAACAGAAGGATCTGCGCGTCGTCGAACCTCTTGCCCCCGGGGGTGAGGCCTGA
- a CDS encoding homoserine dehydrogenase, which translates to MDLAIMGTGTVGTSVAELASAYGHRVTAMANVDAAAIDPDGLDTAAALERQRTAGEAHLGEEDPEDALTAEYDALIEVTPVTLDDAEPGFSHVEAALEQDRHVVLANKGPMAERYADVRALERESDGEVRFEATVGGAIPVLSTIEDYDPGTVTAARGILNGTANFILSRMAAEGLGYEHVLAEAQDLGVAETDPSFDVEGTDAALKCVILANVLAEGERTYSLEDATVEGIKDVPGSALELAREDGRTIRLIGEVVDGEVRVGPRLVPEHSELAVTGTTNIVQLETANAGRLNLSGRGAGGPETASAILADVGRLG; encoded by the coding sequence ATGGATCTCGCCATCATGGGAACGGGGACAGTCGGGACTTCCGTCGCCGAACTCGCAAGCGCATACGGGCATCGCGTCACCGCCATGGCTAACGTCGACGCCGCAGCGATCGATCCCGACGGGCTGGACACTGCGGCGGCCCTCGAACGACAGCGAACCGCGGGTGAGGCCCATCTCGGTGAGGAGGACCCCGAGGACGCCTTGACTGCCGAGTACGACGCCCTGATCGAAGTGACGCCGGTGACGTTGGACGACGCCGAACCTGGCTTCAGTCACGTCGAGGCTGCCCTCGAACAGGACCGACACGTCGTCTTGGCCAACAAGGGACCGATGGCCGAACGCTACGCTGACGTCCGCGCGCTGGAGCGAGAGAGCGACGGTGAGGTCCGTTTCGAGGCTACCGTCGGTGGAGCGATCCCGGTCCTCTCGACGATCGAAGACTACGATCCGGGGACGGTCACGGCCGCCAGGGGCATCCTCAACGGGACCGCGAACTTCATCCTCTCGCGGATGGCTGCCGAGGGCCTGGGCTACGAGCACGTCCTCGCTGAGGCTCAGGATCTCGGCGTCGCCGAGACCGACCCCTCCTTCGACGTCGAGGGAACCGACGCCGCACTGAAGTGCGTGATCCTGGCGAACGTCCTCGCGGAGGGCGAGCGGACCTACTCCCTCGAGGATGCGACTGTCGAGGGGATCAAAGACGTCCCGGGCAGTGCGCTCGAACTCGCCCGCGAAGATGGCCGGACGATCCGGCTGATCGGCGAAGTCGTCGACGGCGAGGTTCGCGTCGGGCCGCGGCTCGTGCCCGAGCATAGCGAACTCGCGGTGACGGGCACGACGAACATCGTCCAGCTGGAAACGGCGAACGCCGGCCGACTCAACCTCTCGGGCCGCGGTGCGGGCGGTCCCGAGACTGCGTCGGCAATCCTCGCCGACGTCGGTCGGCTCGGGTAA